The following proteins come from a genomic window of Paenibacillus spongiae:
- a CDS encoding AAA family ATPase, with protein MRIIRRRIVNTLKFLFPEYQIVQSVRDNGFIAKKEVPTAPVPPEQPVQQYRYEAGSRSTGAGPSTESASRQSPPPSPPLSGHPQSRPESRADGFSVQDRKETRSALSPKELDQLFRKAEININKEVIGQQLFIGDLVAGYKQGYMNGRQDKARNVILLAGAAGTGKKTAVERLVKEMHTYELAASPQIADIDLRRYEADEIAGNFIKDMAAAFQEPEGTVLFRGIKEADPAIVGLIARLAAEGSFRTKEGVRISAADYFLIFYIDEPADRSSEYGQIPVELASHLPVSILQSIHAAAISSPLDRATMRRIAEILLGQAVNDLLRDTQTKITVEPAVYEALADIAAANKTFGEAVHHWIDKELIAIVSSLRARDEIRRNENVNIKLEKDSFVVQTQSNVIPIRALSFVRQESIDDVLAELNALTGLESVKKFVHELMETVQVNKLRARDGEGSVAMALHMVFTGNPGTGKTTVARLIGRILKSLGLLPQGQLIEVSRQDLVGQYVGSTAMKTMAKVNEALGGVLFIDEAYTLARHDHDTFGVEAIDTIVKAMEDHRGNLVVVLAGYTQEMEVFLRSNPGLRSRFPFIVEFPDYKAADMLEIMIRMATANGFRIEADAYEGLTELFDQRQIPGRNDSGNGRLVRNLFEEAVRKQATRIGGQMTEADPDLQLLVQADFGIGEKEAFNIENELAGIVGLDKVKTFVRTLEKQLIVDRRRKEAGIHVDTGQTLNMIFSGNPGTGKTTMARLLAGMLRSMGYLKKGHLVEVDRSDLVGEYVGQTANKTKLVVESALGGVLFIDEAYALAQDGVQGGGFGKEAIDTLVRLIELHKDNLVVILAGYTEDMQRFVQVNPGLSSRFPLQIEFPDYAAEEMQRIASIMVKARGFILTPEVPGLLATYFNEKQIPGKKDGGNGRLVRNTLEEAIRKQAERLADHPDIVTDKLNELTAEDFGLAADSGAAGNRADALRALDSVVGLTSVKEFVRSLSAQIEVAKRRQEMGLPMASAQTLHMVFKGNPGTGKTTIARILAKRFKELGVIKADTLIETDRSGLVAGYVGQTALKTREVIERALGGILFVDEAYALAEGDQFGQEAIDTLVKAMDDYRDRLIVILAGYDEDMERFLDRNAGLRSRFPNIITFPDYSEEEMLQIANLLVKAQGYVIAREAEAKLLSLLATYRGDITAGNGRLVRNLVEKAIRSHALRISMKANATAEELSALLPEDIEG; from the coding sequence ATGAGAATCATCCGGAGACGTATCGTGAATACGTTGAAGTTTCTTTTTCCAGAATATCAAATCGTTCAATCAGTCCGGGATAATGGATTCATCGCAAAGAAAGAAGTTCCTACAGCCCCGGTGCCGCCGGAACAGCCGGTGCAGCAATATCGATATGAAGCCGGCTCCAGAAGCACGGGCGCAGGCCCGTCTACAGAGAGTGCTTCCAGGCAGAGCCCACCGCCCTCTCCGCCACTCTCCGGGCATCCTCAATCCCGGCCGGAATCCCGTGCAGACGGGTTTTCCGTTCAAGACCGGAAAGAGACGCGGAGCGCATTATCTCCCAAGGAGCTGGATCAGCTGTTCCGGAAAGCGGAGATAAACATAAACAAAGAGGTTATCGGCCAGCAGCTCTTCATCGGGGACCTGGTTGCCGGATATAAGCAGGGCTACATGAACGGACGCCAGGATAAAGCGAGGAATGTGATCTTATTGGCCGGAGCTGCCGGTACGGGTAAGAAGACGGCCGTGGAGCGGTTAGTCAAGGAGATGCATACATACGAGCTAGCCGCATCCCCACAAATCGCGGATATCGATTTACGACGTTACGAGGCAGACGAAATAGCCGGAAATTTCATTAAAGATATGGCTGCGGCGTTTCAAGAGCCGGAGGGCACGGTGTTATTTCGCGGGATCAAGGAAGCGGACCCGGCGATCGTCGGCTTGATCGCCCGGCTTGCGGCAGAAGGCAGCTTTCGGACCAAAGAAGGGGTGCGCATAAGCGCTGCGGATTACTTCCTTATCTTCTATATCGATGAACCGGCGGACAGAAGCAGCGAATATGGGCAAATTCCTGTGGAGCTGGCGAGCCATCTCCCCGTTTCTATTCTGCAAAGCATACATGCCGCGGCGATATCGTCGCCGCTTGATCGGGCAACGATGCGGCGGATTGCCGAGATCCTGCTGGGACAAGCGGTGAACGACCTATTGCGGGATACGCAGACGAAGATTACCGTCGAGCCTGCCGTGTATGAGGCATTGGCCGATATAGCCGCTGCCAATAAAACGTTCGGGGAGGCTGTCCATCACTGGATCGATAAGGAGCTTATTGCCATCGTATCGAGTCTGCGGGCCCGTGATGAGATTCGCAGGAACGAGAACGTGAATATTAAGCTCGAGAAGGATTCCTTTGTTGTCCAGACGCAATCGAACGTTATTCCGATTCGAGCATTGTCTTTCGTTCGCCAGGAGTCAATTGACGATGTCTTGGCAGAACTGAACGCGTTAACCGGATTAGAGTCGGTGAAGAAGTTCGTTCATGAGCTGATGGAGACGGTCCAGGTCAACAAGCTGAGAGCCAGGGATGGCGAAGGCTCTGTGGCGATGGCGCTTCATATGGTGTTCACGGGCAATCCCGGAACCGGAAAAACGACGGTCGCCCGCTTAATCGGCCGAATTCTGAAGTCGCTCGGACTGCTTCCGCAAGGTCAGCTGATCGAAGTTTCGAGACAGGATCTAGTCGGCCAGTATGTGGGCTCCACCGCGATGAAGACCATGGCGAAGGTCAATGAGGCTCTGGGCGGCGTGCTGTTTATCGATGAGGCTTATACGCTCGCCCGTCATGACCACGATACGTTCGGCGTCGAAGCGATCGACACGATTGTCAAGGCCATGGAGGATCATCGAGGCAATCTGGTCGTTGTGTTAGCCGGATATACCCAGGAGATGGAAGTGTTTCTACGGTCTAATCCCGGCCTGCGGTCAAGATTTCCATTCATCGTGGAATTCCCGGATTACAAGGCGGCAGATATGTTGGAGATTATGATTCGGATGGCGACCGCCAATGGGTTCCGTATCGAAGCGGATGCTTATGAGGGTTTGACGGAGCTGTTCGATCAGAGGCAGATACCCGGCCGCAATGACAGCGGCAACGGCAGGCTTGTACGCAATTTGTTCGAGGAGGCTGTCCGCAAGCAGGCGACCCGTATTGGTGGGCAGATGACGGAAGCCGATCCGGACCTGCAGCTGCTCGTGCAAGCCGACTTCGGAATCGGGGAGAAGGAAGCGTTCAACATCGAGAACGAGCTTGCCGGAATTGTAGGATTGGATAAAGTGAAGACATTCGTCCGGACATTGGAGAAGCAGCTTATTGTCGACCGGAGGAGGAAAGAGGCCGGTATTCACGTCGATACGGGTCAGACGCTCAATATGATTTTCTCCGGAAACCCCGGTACGGGAAAGACGACGATGGCCCGTTTGCTGGCGGGAATGCTTCGATCCATGGGATATTTGAAGAAAGGTCACTTGGTTGAGGTGGATCGGTCCGACCTTGTCGGGGAATATGTCGGCCAGACGGCGAACAAGACCAAGCTCGTCGTAGAATCGGCTCTGGGCGGTGTGCTCTTCATAGACGAGGCATATGCGCTTGCTCAGGACGGCGTTCAGGGCGGGGGCTTCGGCAAGGAAGCGATCGATACGCTTGTTCGTCTCATTGAGCTTCATAAAGATAATCTGGTCGTCATTCTGGCCGGATATACAGAAGATATGCAGCGGTTCGTTCAAGTCAATCCGGGGCTGTCCTCGCGCTTTCCGCTGCAGATCGAATTTCCGGATTACGCGGCTGAGGAGATGCAGCGAATCGCCTCAATTATGGTGAAGGCGCGCGGATTCATCCTGACTCCGGAAGTACCGGGCTTACTCGCAACCTACTTCAATGAGAAGCAAATACCGGGCAAGAAGGACGGGGGCAACGGCCGGCTCGTTCGTAATACGTTAGAGGAAGCCATACGTAAGCAGGCTGAACGGCTGGCCGATCATCCTGACATCGTAACGGATAAGTTAAATGAGCTCACGGCGGAGGACTTCGGGTTGGCGGCCGATTCGGGTGCGGCCGGTAATCGGGCCGACGCGCTTAGAGCGCTGGATTCCGTTGTCGGTCTCACCTCGGTGAAGGAATTCGTAAGAAGCCTTTCGGCCCAAATTGAAGTGGCCAAGCGCCGGCAGGAGATGGGGCTGCCCATGGCTTCCGCTCAAACCCTTCATATGGTGTTTAAGGGTAACCCGGGAACCGGCAAAACGACGATTGCCCGTATTTTGGCGAAGCGGTTCAAAGAACTGGGCGTGATCAAGGCGGATACGCTTATCGAAACCGACCGTTCCGGCCTGGTCGCCGGTTATGTCGGCCAAACCGCGCTCAAGACGCGGGAAGTCATCGAACGCGCGCTCGGCGGAATCTTGTTCGTGGACGAGGCTTACGCCTTGGCGGAAGGGGATCAATTCGGCCAGGAAGCGATTGATACGCTCGTCAAAGCGATGGATGATTATAGGGACCGGCTTATCGTTATATTGGCCGGTTACGACGAAGACATGGAACGCTTCCTGGATCGCAATGCGGGACTCCGCTCCAGGTTTCCCAACATCATCACCTTCCCTGATTACTCCGAGGAAGAGATGCTGCAGATCGCCAACCTTTTGGTGAAGGCGCAAGGCTATGTAATCGCCAGAGAGGCCGAAGCCAAGCTTCTCTCTCTATTGGCGACATATCGGGGAGATATTACGGCAGGCAATGGCCGGCTCGTACGAAATCTAGTCGAGAAAGCGATCAGAAGTCATGCATTGCGTATCAGCATGAAAGCCAACGCTACGGCTGAGGAGCTGTCTGCACTGCTGCCCGAAGACATTGAAGGATAG
- a CDS encoding phytanoyl-CoA dioxygenase family protein: protein MGKSYTPKSREHQDRHLVGVKEYAQYHRDGFLKVEGLLSKDDVGMLFNLAEEQRLGIKSDKKDAPGDNPLDGEFASATRVHMLSRVNADAERGMLNPRVLDVIEALIGPDVYALQSMMFLNPPGRGGQGWHQDSYYIKTHPDTLIGAWIALEEVDEENGCLWVAPGSNHEPIYPPAGHGGGNVHAVDAFVDLTAVENVSHIDDEVNTLSKVVAQYPPPISVPMKAGDVLFFHSHLFHRSFPNRTTDRYRRSYVCHYCNARSWVPWDHDGYEGDSGNYRQILARGTTHHPYAEPAYGTEVFLFDGDDSSDSVRMMGMDDGMMMPIVQKKDE, encoded by the coding sequence ATGGGGAAGAGCTATACGCCAAAATCGCGGGAGCACCAAGACCGTCACTTGGTTGGCGTTAAGGAATATGCGCAGTATCACCGGGATGGATTTCTGAAGGTAGAGGGATTGCTGTCCAAGGATGATGTCGGCATGCTGTTTAATCTTGCCGAAGAGCAGAGACTGGGGATCAAATCGGATAAGAAGGACGCACCGGGGGACAATCCCTTGGATGGGGAATTCGCCAGCGCGACGCGCGTTCATATGCTGTCCAGGGTGAATGCGGATGCGGAGCGGGGCATGCTCAATCCGCGCGTTCTCGATGTGATCGAGGCTCTGATCGGCCCGGATGTATATGCGCTGCAATCGATGATGTTCCTTAATCCTCCGGGCAGGGGAGGGCAAGGGTGGCATCAGGATTCTTATTATATCAAGACGCATCCGGACACCCTGATCGGAGCTTGGATCGCGCTTGAGGAAGTCGATGAGGAGAACGGCTGCCTATGGGTGGCGCCGGGTTCGAACCATGAACCGATCTACCCTCCGGCCGGTCATGGCGGGGGCAATGTCCATGCCGTCGATGCCTTCGTTGATTTGACTGCGGTCGAGAACGTCAGTCATATCGACGATGAGGTCAACACCCTGTCCAAGGTTGTTGCCCAATATCCGCCTCCGATTTCGGTGCCGATGAAAGCGGGGGATGTGCTGTTCTTTCATTCGCATCTGTTTCACCGTTCCTTCCCGAATCGGACGACGGACCGGTACCGCCGTTCTTATGTTTGTCATTACTGCAATGCGCGTTCATGGGTTCCGTGGGATCATGACGGTTATGAAGGAGACTCGGGCAACTACCGTCAAATATTAGCAAGGGGAACAACCCATCATCCTTATGCCGAGCCTGCTTACGGTACCGAAGTGTTCCTGTTCGACGGGGATGACAGCTCCGATAGCGTAAGAATGATGGGGATGGACGATGGGATGATGATGCCGATCGTTCAGAAGAAGGATGAATAG
- a CDS encoding phosphotransferase family protein has protein sequence MEDFTQTANRFLKDHFGERAHSLVLCGAGDWSKAYSFILDGKDMVIRFGAHREDFEKDRVMGLYSSHILPIPRVIEVGETESGGFYAVSERVPGKHLDELNGPEIQQVLPQLLDALHELQQLDLTDTQMIGLWRPAGTGPSWGQELLSIAEPRDRLAGWRERLDAFPQEARIFDAGVDKLRQLVPQIPENRGITHNDLLNRNVLVDGGRLTGVIDWGNAFYGDPLYDNAWFLYWWPWYPQWREIDVQEVLDRHWEKHGGWPAQYEERLRCCLIHIGLDHIAYSAFRQRDEDMKRNAQQLLTYI, from the coding sequence ATGGAAGATTTCACGCAAACGGCGAATCGCTTCTTGAAGGACCATTTCGGTGAGCGTGCTCATAGCCTTGTACTCTGCGGAGCGGGCGATTGGTCGAAAGCCTATTCCTTCATACTCGACGGGAAGGACATGGTGATCCGTTTCGGTGCTCACCGGGAGGATTTTGAAAAGGATCGTGTGATGGGATTGTATTCTTCGCATATATTACCGATTCCGAGGGTTATCGAGGTTGGCGAGACCGAGAGCGGCGGCTTCTATGCCGTGTCCGAGCGGGTTCCGGGAAAGCATCTCGACGAGCTGAACGGGCCGGAAATCCAGCAGGTCTTACCGCAATTGCTCGACGCGCTCCACGAGCTTCAGCAGCTTGACCTGACAGATACGCAGATGATCGGCCTTTGGCGTCCGGCCGGTACCGGTCCGAGCTGGGGGCAGGAGCTTCTCTCCATAGCCGAGCCCAGGGATCGATTGGCAGGCTGGCGAGAGCGGCTTGACGCCTTCCCTCAAGAGGCACGTATCTTTGATGCCGGAGTAGATAAACTGCGTCAGCTTGTACCGCAGATCCCGGAGAACCGGGGAATTACCCACAACGACCTCTTGAACCGAAATGTGCTGGTAGACGGGGGAAGGCTAACCGGGGTTATCGACTGGGGCAATGCATTCTATGGCGACCCTCTCTACGACAACGCCTGGTTCTTGTACTGGTGGCCGTGGTATCCGCAATGGCGAGAAATTGACGTGCAGGAAGTACTGGACCGTCACTGGGAGAAGCACGGAGGCTGGCCTGCTCAGTATGAGGAGCGTCTTCGCTGCTGCCTTATCCACATCGGACTTGATCATATCGCCTACAGCGCCTTCAGGCAGCGTGATGAGGATATGAAACGCAATGCCCAGCAATTACTGACT